In Juglans regia cultivar Chandler chromosome 13, Walnut 2.0, whole genome shotgun sequence, the following proteins share a genomic window:
- the LOC108988861 gene encoding ras-related protein RABD1-like, which produces SGTPLWENLVCSSDSRDYLFKLLLIGDSSVGKSCLLLRFAGDSYVDSYISTVGVDFKIRTVELDGKTIKLQIWDTAGQEWFRTITSSYYRGAHGIIIVYDVTEMESFNNVKQWLNEIDRCANESVCKLLVGNKCDLVENKVVDTQTAKAFADELGILFLETSAKDSINVEQAFLTMAGEIKKKMGNQPTANKSTGTVQMKGQPIQQNSSCCG; this is translated from the exons TCGGGGACTCCTCTGTGGGAAAATCTTGTTTGCTCCTCAGATTCACG CGATTATTTGTTCAAGCTTTTGCTAATCGGGGACTCCTCTGTGGGAAAATCTTGTTTGCTCCTCAGATTCGCT ggTGATTCCTATGTTGACAGCTACATAAGTACCGTTGGAGTTGATTTT AAAATCAGAACTGTGGAGCTGGATGGAAAGACAATCAAGCTGCAGATT TGGGATACTGCTGGACAGGAGTGGTTCAGGACAATTACAAGTAGTTATTACCGAGGAGCCCATGGAATAATT ATTGTCTATGATGTTACTGAGATGGAGAGTTTCAACAATGTCAAGCAGTGGTTGAATGAAATTGACAGATGCGCAAATGAAAGTGTATGCAAGCTTCTAGTAGGGAATAAGTGTGATTTGGTCGAGAACAAGGTTGTGGACACACAAACAGCGAAG GCATTTGCAGATGAGCTTGGAATCCTGTTCCTTGAGACAAGTGCTAAAGACTCAATCAATGTGGAGCAAGCTTTCTTAACCATGGCTGGCGAGatcaagaaaaa AATGGGTAACCAACCAACTGCGAACAAGTCAACAGGAACTGTTCAAATGAAGGGGCAGCCAATCCAGCAGAACAGCAGCTGTTGTGGTTAA
- the LOC108988927 gene encoding elongation factor 1-gamma, with translation MALILHAGKTNKNAYKTLIAAEYTGVEVELVPDFEMGVSNKTPEFLKMNPIGKVPVLETPDGPVFESNAIARYVTRLKADNPLYGSSHIDYGHIEQWIDFASLEIDANLVYWFRPRMGHVVHLPPAEEAAISALKRALGALNTHLASNTYLVGHSVTLADIVMTCNLYFGFTRLMTKSFTSEFPHVERYFWTLVHQPNFQKILGEVKQTESVPPVPSAKKPSHPKESAKAKPKDEPKKEAKKEEPATPKPEAGEEEAPKPKPKNPLDLLPPSKMILDEWKRLYSNTKTNFREVAIKGFWDMYDPEGYSLWFCDYKYDDENTVSFVTLNKVGGFLQRMDLARKYAFGKMLVIGSEPPFKVKGLWLFRGQEIPQFVLNECYDMELYDWRKVDLTDEAQKERVNQMIEDYEPFEGEPLLDAKCFK, from the exons ATGGCTCTG ATCTTGCATGCTGGgaagacaaacaaaaatgcTTACAAGACACTCATTGCTGCGGAGTACACTGGTGTGGAGGTGGAACTGGTCCCAGATTTCGAGATGGGTGTCTCTAATAAAACTCCTGAATTCCTCAAGATGAACCCTATTGGGAAG GTTCCTGTGTTGGAAACACCTGATGGTCCCGTATTTGAGAGCAATGCTATAGCACGTTATG TTACTCGCCTGAAGGCTGACAATCCTCTATATGGTTCTTCCCATATTGATTAC GGCCATATAGAGCAGTGGATTGATTTTGCATCATTGGAAATTGACGCTAATCTCGTGTATTGGTTTAGACCTAGAATGGGACATGTTGTACACCTTCCTCCG gCTGAGGAAGCTGCAATTTCTGCATTGAAGAGAGCTCTTGGTGCTCTAAACACTCATCTTGCTTCCAACACGTACCTCGTTGGGCATTCTGTTACCCTGGCTGATATTGTTATGACATGCAACTTATACTTTGGTTTCACCCGGCTCATGACTAAGAGCTTTACGTCTGAGTTCCCTCATGTGGAGAGATACTTCTGGACcttggttcatcaaccaaatTTCCAGAAGATTCTGGGTGAGGTGAAGCAGACTGAGTCTGTTCCACCTGTTCCATCGGCAAAGAAACCTTCTCATCCAAAGGAATCAGCTAAAGCAAAGCCCAAGGATGAACCCAAGAAAGAAGCCAAAAAGGAGGAGCCGGCAACGCCCAAACCAGAAGCTGGTGAGGAGGAGGCCCCAAAGCCCAAGCCTAAGAACCCACTAGATCTGCTGCCCCCAAGTAAGATGATCCTGGATGAGTGGAAGAGGctttactcaaacacaaaaaccaatttCCGTGAGGTTGCTATTAAAG GGTTCTGGGACATGTACGATCCTGAGGGATACTCTCTCTGGTTCTGTGATTACAAGTACGATGATGAAAACACTGTTTCCTTTGTAACACTGAATAAGGTCGGTGGATTTCTTCAGAGGATGGATCTAGCTCGCAAATATGCTTTTGGGAAGATGCTAGTGATAGGTTCAGAGCCACCATTCAAGGTGAAGGGGCTGTGGCTTTTCCGTGGGCAAGAAATTCCGCAATTTGTGCTTAATGAGTGCTATGACATGGAGCTCTACGATTGGAGGAAGGTGGATCTCACAGATGAAGCCCAAAAGGAGCGTGTCAATCAGATGATTGAAGATTACGAGCCTTTCGAGGGAGAGCCTCTTCTGGATGCCAAATGCTTCAAGTGA
- the LOC108988945 gene encoding KH domain-containing protein At1g09660/At1g09670 produces the protein MGDRIPPGSYFQYPPPGVPSSPIRSSSLPSDRGRYLAELLAEKQKLGPFLQVLPLCSRLLNQEIRRVSGFNQSFVDHERLEHESPLRSIGQPPNGRTMDLEGWPAMQVEENGHSQRMAPFQTPPMGWPGLQGVPATPIVKRVIRLDVPVEKYPSYNFVGRILGPRGNSLKRVEAMTECRVYIRGRGSVKDSVKEEKLKDKPGYEHLNEPLHVLVEAEFPEDIINARLDYAVTILESLLKPVDESLDHYKKHQLRELAMLNGTLREESPSMSPSMSPSMSPFNSTGMKRAKTGR, from the exons ATGGGAGATAGAATCCCGCCTGGGAGTTACTTCCAGTATCCTCCTCCTGGAGTCCCTTCTTCTCCTATCAGGTCTTCTTCCCTCCCTTCAGATCGAGGCAG ATACTTGGCTGAATTACTGGCGGAGAAGCAAAAGTTGGGACCATTTTTACAAGTTCTTCCCCTGTGTAGCAGACTTCTAAATCAAG AAATCAGACGGGTTTCCGGCTTCAATCAAAGTTTTGTAGATCATGAAAGACTTGAGCATGAGAGCCCACTCAGGTCGATAGGTCAGCCCCCTAATGGTAGAACAATGGATTTAGAAGGATGGCCAGCAATGCAAGTGGAG GAAAATGGACATAGTCAAAGAATGGCCCCATTTCAAACTCCTCCAATGGGTTGGCCTGGGTTGCAAGGAGTTCCAGCCACTCCTATCGTGAAGAGAGTTATTAGACTTGATGTTCCTGTGGAAAAATATCCAAGT TATAATTTTGTTGGCCGAATTCTGGGACCGCGTGGAAACTCACTGAAAAGAGTTGAAGCCATGACAGAATGTAGGGTGTACATAAGAGGAAGGGGCTCTGTTAAGGATTCTGTAAAG GAAGAGAAACTGAAGGATAAACCTGGATACGAGCACCTTAACGAGCCACTGCATGTGTTGGTTGAGGCGGAATTTCCAGAGGATATTATAAATGCCCGCTTGGATTATGCAGTGACAATACTAGAAAGCCTTTTGAAGCCTGTG gaTGAATCATTGGATCACTATAAGAAGCATCAACTAAGGGAACTGGCCATGCTGAATGGCACACTAAGGGAAGAAAGTCCCAGCATGAGCCCAAGCATGAGTCCAAGCATGTCTCCCTTCAACAGTACAGGAATGAAAAGAGCCAAGACAGGAAGATAA